CTGCCCGACCCGGCCCACACCCGCCTCGAACACGAAGCCGCGCGCCTGGCCACGCTGCTCGAGGCCGGCCGCGCGCAATCGCGTGCGCTGGGCGTGCCGGTGGCCTGGGTGCCGGGGCCGGCGCCCGAACCGATCGGCGACGGCGGCGATCCGGCCGACTTCCACTTCGAAGGCCTGCCCGAGGGCAACGGCCTGCCTGTGCGCTGGCTGGCCGCACCCGGCGACACGCCGATCAGCGTGCAGCTGCCGGCACAGCTGCGCGGCTTGCCGCTCGGCCCGGAGCCCATCATCGGCGCGATGCGGCTGGTACTGCGGCTCGACCAGCAGCAGATCACGCTCGCCACCGACGGGCTCGGCCCCTTCCAGGTGATCAACGATGCGCCCGCGCCCTGAACCGGCCGCGTGCCGCCCTCTCGGCATGACGCTGATCGAGGTGCTGGTGGCGCTGGTGATCGTCGCCATCACGCTGGCGGCGGGCATCAAGGCCGCCGCGGCGCTGACGGCCAACACCCAGCGCCTGGCCGATACCCTGGCGGCGCAGTGGTGCGCTGACAACCAGCTCACCGAGCTGCGCCTGCAGCGCCAGTTCCCGCCGGTCGGCGACCTCGAATTCAGCTGCGAGCAGCTCGGCCAGAGCTACCGCGGCACGCTGGTGGTGCGGCCGACGCCGAACCCGAACTTCCGACGCGTCGATGCCCGCATCGCCGACGCCCAAGGCCGGCCGCTGCTGCAGCTGTCGACCATCCTGCCGCGCATCTGATCGAGCCGCGTGATCCCCATGCCCGCGCGCCGCCCCCCGTCCACGCCCCGTCCGATCCGGTCGGCACAGCGCGGCTTCACGCTGATCGAGGTGCTGGTCGCCCTGTTCATCCTGGCGCTGATGGCCGGCATGGCGTGGCAGGGTGTCGACATGGTGGTGCGCAGCCGCGAGAGCACGCAGACTCGCATGGACGCGCTGCTGCGCCTGCAGTCGACCGTGGCGCAGTGGGAGGCCGACCTGCAATCGTGCATCGACACCCAGCTGGTGCCGGGCCTGTCGTTCGACGGCGCCACCTTGCGGCTGACGCGGCGCCAGAACGAAGGCGTGCAGGTGATCGCCTGGACCGTGCGCGGCCAGCAGCTGCAGCGCTGGGCCGCGCCACCGGTGCGCCAGGCCGAGCTGCTGCAGGAGGCCTGGATGCGCAGCTACCAGCTGCTCGGCAACGAGCCCGGCAGCCTGACGATGCTCGAGCGCGTGTCGGGCTGGCAGCTGCACGTCTTCCATAACAGCAGCAACGCCTGGAGCAACGCCCAGTCCAGCGGCGACGTGGCCGCCAAGGCCGCCTCACCCGACCCGGCGACCGGCGACGCCACCGCCGTGGTCGCCACCGGCAACCGCGAGCAGCTGCCCGACGGCGTGCGCATGCTGCTGACCTTCGCCGAGGGCGGCTCGGCGGTCGGCACGCTGGTGCGCGACCTGCGGCTGGTGCACCCATGACAGCCGCTCGCACGAGGACGGCGCCGATGCACCGCCAGCGCGGCGCCGCGCTGCTGACCGCGATGATCATCGTCACGCTGATCGCCACGCTGGCCAGCGGCATGGTCTGGCAGCAGTGGCGCGCGGTGCAGGTCGAGGTGGCCGAGCGCGGCCAGGTGCAGGCGCAGTGGATCCTCAACGGCGCGCTCGACTGGGCCCGGCTGATCCTGCGCGAGGACGGCCGCACCAGCAACGTCGACCACCTCGGCGAACCCTGGGCGGTGCCGCTGGCCGAGTCGCGGCTGTCGACCTTCCTGGCCGCCGACCGCAACGCCAGCACCGACGACGCGCCCGACGCCTTCCTGTCGGGCACCATCCGCGACGCTCAGGCGCGCTACAACCTGCGCAACCTGGTGCGCGACGGCAAGGTCCAGCCGGTCGAACTACAGACGCTGCAGCGCCTGTGTGCGCTGGTCGGCGTGAGCGACAGCGTGGCGGTGCAGATCGGCGAGGCGCTGCGCCTGGCCTCGCCCGGCAACAGCGCCGACGTCGGCGCCGACACCGGCGACACCGGCCGATCGGGCGGCATCCCGGTGCTGCCGGCCAGCATCGACGACCTCGGCTGGCTCGGCCTGGACGCCATCAGCGTGCGGCGCCTGCAGCCCTTCGTGACCTGGCTGCCCGGCATCACGCCGGTCAACCTGAACACCGCGCCCAAGGAAGTGATCGCCGCAGTCGTCAGCTCGATCGACCTGGCCAGCGCCGAGCGGCTGGTGCAGTCGCGCCTGCGCAACCACCTGCGCCAGGTCGAGGACGCGCGCCCCCTGCTCGGCCCCGGCGCCGGGCTGGACAGCGCCCGCATGAGCGTGAACACCCGCTACTTCGAGGTCGATGGCAGCATGCGGCTCGAGCAGATGCTGGTCGCGCAACGTTCGCTGATCGAGCGCACGCCGCAGACCCGCGAAGTCCGGGTCTTGCGCAGCGTGCGCATCCGGCCGACCGCAACTGTTGGGACATCACTCCAGCAATGATTTGTAAGCCCATGATTCATCAAGAAATCTGAGCCCCGACACTTACAATCGAACCCGCCCGAACCGGTCATTCATGAGCCTGCTGATCGTCCAACTGCCACCACGCAACCGCCTGGGCGCCAACGCCGCCGGGAGCACTGCGCCTGCGCCGGCCGAACTGGCCTACGTGCTCAGCGCCGACGGCCAGAGCGTCGACGGCGAAGGCCGTTGCGCCGCGGCGCTGCTGCCGCGCGCCACCAGCCTGAGCGTGGTGATGGCCGGCGCCGACGTCAGCTTTCACCGCCTGCTGTACCCCAAGGCACCGGCCTCGCGGCTGCGCGCGGCGCTGCGCGGCGTGCTCGAAGAACGCCTGCTCGACGACCCCGACCTGGTGCACGTGGCGCTGGCGCCCGACGCCCACGCCGGCACCGAATGCTGGGTCGCGGTCACCGACCGGGCCTGGCTGGCCATCCAGATCGAGCTGATCGAGCGCACCGGCCGCGCGGTCGACCGCGTCATCTGCGCCGCCAGCCCCGCGGCCGAGGGCAGCGTCGGCGAACTCGACGTGCAGACCCTCGCCAGCGGCGTCGGCGAAGCCGGCAACGAACTGGCCGGCGTCACCTTCAGCAGCGCCGAGGGCGTCGCCTGCTGGCCCTGGGACACCCAGACCCGCCCCGGCGGCCTGGCCACCGCGCTGCTGCCCAGCCCGCTGCCGGCCGAACTGCGCTGCAGCGCCAGCCCGGCCTTCGTGCTGGCCACCGAGGCCTGGCTCGGCCGGCCGGTGGCGGTGCGCAGCCAGGCCCAGCGCCTGCTGGCCGCCGCACACGGCGGCTGGAACCTGCGCCAGTTCGATCTGGCCCCGCGCCACCGCGGCGCCACCCTGCTGCGCGATGCCTGGACGCAACTGCGCACGCCCGCGTGGCGGCCCGCGCGCTGGGGCCTGGTCGGCCTGCTGGCCGCGCAGCTGATCGGCCTGAACGCCTGGGCCTGGATGCAGCGCAGCGAACTGCAGGAGCGCCGCACCGCCATGACTAACCTGATGCGCAGCACCCATCCGCAGGTGCGCGCCATCCTCGACGCGCCACTGCAGATGCAGCGCGAGAACGAGGCCCTGCGCGCCGCCGCCGGCCGCGCCGGTGACACCGACCTCGAACCGATGCTGCAAGCCGCCGCCAGCGCCTGGCCCGACAACCTCGCGGTGCAGACGCTGCGCTACGAAAACGCCCAGCTCAGCCTCGGCGCCACGCAGCTCGGTGCCGAACAGATCGAGCGCCTGCGCAGCAGCCTGCAGCCGGCTGGCTGGCGGGTCGAAGGTGGCGCCGGCCTGCTGACGCTGCGCCGTGGCAGCGCACCCGCCGCCAACCCGGGCGGCCAGCCATGAGCCGCGCCCCCACCCTGCCGCCGGCCCTGCAGCAGGCCCGTGCCCAGCTGGCGCAGCGCTGGCAGGCGCTGGCGCCGCGCGAGCGCACCGGCGCCAGCCTGGCGATCGCCGCGCTGACGCTGCTGCTGGTCTGGAGCGTCGCCATCCAGCCGGCCCTCAGGACGCTGCGCACGGTGCCGGCCCAGCGCGCCGAACTCGATGCGCAACTGGCCCGGATGCAGGCGCTGGCACAAGAAGCGCGTGAGCTGCGCGCGTTGCCGCCGGTCGCGCCCGAACAATCCGAAAACGCCTTGCGTGGCGCCACCACGCGACTGGGCGCGGGCGCCCGGCTCAACCTGAGCGGCGATCGCGCCACCGTCACGCTCAACGCGGTCGATCCGGCCGCCCTGACCGCCTGGCTGGCCGAGGTGCGCAGCGCCGCCCGCGCCCGGGTGGTCGAACTGCAGCTCAACCGCAGCGGCGCGGGCTACAGCGGCACCGTGGTGCTGACCCTCGGTCGTCCGAGCTGATGCCATGAGCCGACTCGATGTCTTCACCCGACGCCGCAGCGCCACGCAGCCGCTGGCCCGGGGCTCGGCACTCAACACCGCCGGCCGCGGCTCGCGGCGGACGCGCCAGGCGCTCGACAACGGCTGGGCGATCGCTGCGGCGGCGAGCCGGCGCTGGGCGCTGTTCGGCGCCCTGTTCGGCGGCCTGCTGGCGTTGATCGTGTTCGCGCCGGCCAGCTGGCTGGCGCAGGCGGTGAGCACGGCCACCGGTGAACGGGTGCAGCTGGCCGATGCCCGCGGCACGGTCTGGAGCGGCGACGCGATCCTGGTCCTTAGCGCGGGTGTCGGCAGCCGCGACGCCCGCGCCCTGCCCGGCCGCATCGACTGGACGCTGCGCCCGCAGGCGAGCCTGGCCGGCCTGGGCCTGCAGCTCGGCCTGCGCCAGGACTGCTGCATCAACGGCCAGACCCGCATCGCCCTGCAGCCCGGCTGGGGCCGGCTGCGCGCCAGCGTCGCCAGCAGCGCCGTCGGCGCGGCGGCCGGAGCCGACGCCAGCTGGCTGGGCCAGTGGCCGGCCGCGCTGCTGACCGGCCTGGGCACGCCCTGGAACACCCTGCAACCCGGCGGCGCGCTGCGCCTGTCGACCCGGGACCTGGCCTTCGAGTGGGTCGCCGGACGTTTTGCCCTGACCGGCAGCGCCGGCCTCGAACTGCGCGATTTCTCGTCGCGCATCACCACGCTGCCGCGCCTGGGCAGCTACCGGGTGACGATCAGCGGCGACACGGCCCAGGCCGGCACCGCCCAGGTCGGCCTCAGCACGCTCGACGGCGCCCTGCAGCTCAGCGGCAGCGGCAGCTGGAGCGCCAGCGGCCTGCGCCTGCGCGGTGAAGCCACCGCCGCCGAAGCCGATCAGCCGGCGCTCGACAACCTGCTCAACATCATCGGGCGGCGCGACGGCGCGCGGTCCGTGCTCACGATCGGATGACCATGACGCAGCGCTCACGCCCCGAGGCGACCCGCCGCACGAAGCTCCACGCCTTGCAGCGATGCACCGCGTCCGTCCTGGCCTGTGCGCTGCTGGCCAGCGCGCTGCCGGTGGTGCAGGCCCAGCAGCCGGCAGCCAGCCAGGGCAGCCGCAAGGGCAAGGAAACAGTCACGATCAACTTCGTCAACGCCGAAGTCGAGGCGGTGTCGCGGGCGATGGCCACCATCGTGAACCGCCAGATCATCGTCGACCCGCGCGTCAAGGGCACGATGACGCTCTACAGCGAGCAGCCGCTGACGCAGCGCGAGGCCTTCCTGAACTACCTGGCGGCGCTGCGCGGCCTGGGCTTCGCGGTGGTCGACGTGGCCGGGCTGCTGAAGGTGGTGCCCGAGGCCGAGGCCAAGCTGCAGACCGGCACGGTGTCGGTCGGCTCGGTGCTGCGCAAGGGCGACCAGATCGTCACCCAGGTGTTCAAGGTCCAGCACGAGAACGTCAACAACCTGGTGACGGTGCTGCGCCCACTGATCACGCCCAACAACACCATCAACGCCAACCCGGGCAACAACAGCCTGGTGATCACCGACTACGCCGACAACCTGCAGCGGCTGGCCAAGATCATCGGCGCGCTGGACGTGCCGTCCAGCACCGGTGTCGAGGTGATCGCGCTGCAGCACGGCGTGGCGTCCGACCTGGCGCCGCTGGTGCAGCGTTTTGCCGACACCTCCGGCGTGACCGCGGCCGGTGCGGTGCCCAGTGCCGGCGCGGTGTCGGTGGTGGCCGATCCGCGCACCAACTCGCTGCTGGTGCGCGCGCCCAACGCGGCCCGGCTGGCCGCGGTGATGGCGGTGATCGACAAGCTCGACCGGCCCAGCGCCAACGGCGGGCCGGGCGGCAACATCTATGTCGTCTACCTGAAGAACGCCGACGCCACCAAGCTGGCGCAGGTGCTGCGCGCGGCCTATGGCGGCGCCGGTGGCGGCTCGAGCGGCGGCTCGGCGGCCACCGGTTCGCTCGCCAGCGCCGGCCAGGCCAATACCGCCGCGGGCGGCACGGCCACCGGCATGAGCTCGGTGCAGGCCACCACGCCGGTGGCGGCGTCGGCCAGCCCGTCGACCGGCGGTTTCATCCAGGCCGACCCGGCCACCAACTCGCTGATCATCAGCGCGCCCGAGCCGGTCTACCGCCAGCTGCGCGGCGTCATCGACCAGCTCGACGCACGCCGTGCGCAGGTCTACGTGGAGTCGATGATCGTCAAGATGGACGCCACCCAGGCGGCCGAATTCGGCTTCCAGTGGCAGGGCCTGCTGGGCCAGAGCGGCGACAGGTACGGGCTGGTCGCCGGCACCAACTTCGGCACCGGCGGCAACAACATCGTCAACCTGTCGGTGGGCGCGGCCACCGGCGCCGCGCTGCCCGGCGCGGGCCTGAACGTGGGCCTGCTGAAAGCCATCAACGGCGTCTACACGCTCGGCGCGCTGGCGCGTTTCCTCGAATCGAACACCGGCGCCAACGTGCTGTCGACGCCGAATCTGATCGCGCTCGACAACGAGGAGGCCAAGATCGTGATCGGCCAGAACGTGCCCTTCGTGACCGGCAGCTTCACCAACACCGGCACCAGCAACGGCTCGGCCAACCCGTTCCAGACCATCGAGCGCAAGGACGTCGGCCTGACCCTGCGCGTCAAGCCGCAGATCGGCGAAGGCGGCACGGTGCGCATGGTGATCTACCAGGAAAACTCCAGCGTGGTCGCCAACACCACCACCAACAGCGCCGGCCCGACCACCGACAAGAGCGCGATCGAGACCACCGTGGTGGTCGACGACGGCAGCATCATGGTGCTCGGCGGCCTGTTGAAGGACGACTACGGCAGCGGCGAAGACCGCGTGCCCGGCCTGGCCAGCATCCCGCTGATCGGCGGCCTGTTCCGCAGCGAGAACCGCAAGCGCACCAAGAGCAACCTGCTGGTGTTCCTGCGCCCGGTGGTGATGCGCAGCCAGCAGGACGCCAACGCGCTCACGCTCGACCGCTACGACGCCATCCGCGCCCAGCAGATGAACGAGCAGCCCAAGCCGTCGACGGTGCTGGGCATCAACGAGTCGCCGGTGCTGCCCGAGCGCAAGCCGGTGGCTGCGCCGCCCGCCGCGGTGCCATCGTCGAGGGCCGCACCGGCCCAGCAGGCGGCCCCCGCAGCCGTGCGCGCACCGACGGCCACCGAGGGGCCGCTCGCGCCGGTGGAATGGGGCACGCCGGCCTCCGGCCGCTGACCGACCGGACCGCCGCATGCGCCACCCGCTGCCCTACGCCTGGGCCAAGACCCAGCAGATCCTGCTCGAAGACGACAACGACCGGCTGGTGCTGTGGGCCGCCGCCGGCGTCAACCGCAGCGCGCTGGCCGAGGTGCAGCGCGTCTACGCCGTCGACGCGCTCGAGATCGAGGAGCCCGCCCGCCTGGCGCAGCGCCTGGCCGCGGCCTACGCGGGCGGCGAGTCGAGCGCCGCGGCCGTGGTCGGCGAGGTCGAGAGCGCCGTCGATCTGAGCCGCATCATGCAGGACCTGCCGGCGGTCGAAGACTTGCTGGAGGCCAGCAACGACGCGCCGATCATCCGCATGCTCAACGCGCTGCTGACGCAGGCCGCGAAAGACGGCGCCAGCGACATCCACATCGAGCCCTACGAGCGTTCGTCGGCGGTGCGTTTCCGCGTCGACGGCACGCTGCGCGAGGTGGTGCAGCCCAACCGCGCGCTGCACGCCGCGCTGATCAGCCGGCTGAAGATCATGGCCGAGCTCGACATCGCCGAAAAACGCCTGCCGCAGGACGGCCGCATCAGCCTGCGCATCGGCGGGCGGGCGATCGACGTGCGGGTCTCGACGCTGCCGGGCGTGCACGGTGAACGCGCGGTGCTGCGCCTCCTGGACAAGGGCGAGGCCAAGTTCTCGCTCGAAGGCCTGGGCATGGCCGGCGACACGCTGGCCCGCTTTCAGAAACTGCTGGCGCAGCCGCACGGCATCGTGCTCGTCACCGGCCCGACCGGCTCGGGCAAGACCACCACGCTCTACGCCGGGCTGGGCGAGGTAGACACCAGCACCACCAACATCCTGACGGTGGAAGACCCGGTCGAATACGAGCTGCCGGGCATCGGCCAGACCCAGGTCAACGCCAAGATCGACCTGACCTTCGCAAAAGCCCTGCGCGCGATCCTGCGGCAGGACCCGGACGTCATCATGATCGGCGAGATCCGCGACCACGAGACCGCGCAGATCGCCGTGCAGGCCTCGCTCACCGGCCACCTGGTGCTGGCCACGCTGCACACCAACGACGCGCCGAGCGCCGTCACCCGGCTGACCGACATGGGCATCGAGCCCTTCCTGCTCAGCTCCAGCCTGATCGGCGTGCTGGCGCAGCGGCTGGTGCGCAAGCTCTGCAACGACTGCAAGCGCCAGGACGAGCGCGGGCGCTGGCACCCGGTCGGCTGCACCGCCTGCGGCATGACCGGCTACCGCGGCCGCACCGGCATCTACGAACTGATGGTGGCCGACGACAAGCTGCGCGCGCTGATCCACAACCGCGCCGCCGAGTCGCAGATCTTCGTGGCCGCTGAACAAGGTGGCATGAAGACCATGCGCGAGGACGGCACCCGGCTGGTGGCGGACGGCATCACGTCCAGCGAAGAGCTGCTGCGGGTCACCCGAGAATGATGTGCCGCCAGGCTTGTGTCTTCGACCCTTCGCCACCCCCCGTGGGGGCTCAGCCCGCCTTGGGGCGGCCCGGCGGCGGGCTGGCCACACGCTGATCGACACCGATGCCAGCCTACAAGTTTGAAGCCCTCGACGCCGACGGCAAGACCCAGACCGGCCTGCTCGACGGCGACAACGCCAAGGCCGTGCGCTCGATGCTGCGTGCGCGCGCGCTGGTGCCGCTGGACGTGCAGGCGGTGGCGTCCGAACACACGTCGACCAGCGGCACGCGGCTGCTGAGCCGGCGGGTCTTCACGTCCACCACGCTGGCGATCTGGACCCGCCAGCTCGCCGGCCTGGTCGGAGCCGGGCTGCCGCTGGAGCGCGCGCTGACAGCGCTGGGCGACGAGGCCGAGGATCCCAAACAAGGCGAGCTGCTCGCCCACCTGCGCGCCGAGGTCAACGCCGGCTCGCCGTTCGCGCGGGCGCTGGCCAGCGCGCCACGCGAGTTCGACGACGTCTACCGCGCGGTGGTCGCGGCCGGCGAGCAGAGCGGCCAGCTCGGCCGGGTGCTCGACAAGCTGGCCGACGATCTGGAAGAACGCCAGGCGCTCAAGGGCAAGCTGATCGGCGCCACGCTGTATCCGGCGATCGTCTCGCTGGTGGCGATCGTGATCGTGGTGTTCCTCGTCACCTACGTGGTGCCGCAGGTGGCGCAGGTGTTTGCCGGCGGCAAGCGCGCGCTGCCCTTCCTGACGATGGCGATGCTGGCGATCAGCGATTTCCTGCGCACCTGGGGCTGGCTGCTGCTGCTGGCGCTGGCCGGCGCGGTGGCGATGCTGAGCCTGGCGCGCCGCAACCCCGCCACCCGCGAGCGGCTCGACGCCGCCTTCCTGACGCTGCCGCTGATCGGCAAGCTCGCGCGCGGCTACAACGCGGCGCGTTTTGCCGGCACGCTGGCGATGCTGGCCGGCTCGGGCGTGCCGATCCTGAAAGCCTTGCAGGCCGCGGCCGAGACGCTCTCGAACCGCGCCATGCGCGCCGACGCGCTCGACGCGCTGGCGCAGGTGCGTGAAGGCGCGCCGCTGGCGTCGGCGCTGGCGGCCAAGAAACGGTTTCCCGGCCTGCTGCAGATGTTCGCCCGCCTGGGCGAGCAGACCGGCGAGCTGCCGCTGATGCTGCAACGCGCCGCCACCCAGCTCAGCGCCGAGGTGCAGCGCCGCGCCATGCAGACCGCCACCATCCTGGAGCCGCTGCTGATCGTGGTGATGGGCGCGGCGGTGATGCTGATCGTGCTGGCGGTGCTGATGCCGATCATCCAGCTCAATACCTGGGTGAAGTGACACCCGCCCGGCCGCTCGAAGGCCGACCGGCCCGGCCTTGACCGGGCCGGCCGGTGCCCCGGTCAGCGGACGGCGCCGGATTCCAGCGTCACCCGCGTGGCGGCCTTCTGGCCGGCATCGCTCTGTGCCGTCACCACCACCTCGAACACATCGCGGCTGCCGGCCGGCGGAAGCCCCGTCAGCGTGCCGGTCTGGGGATCGATCTTGAGCCAGCTCGGCAACGCGGTGCCGTCCGCCAGCGTGGCCGTAAACGCCACGCTGCTGCCCGCCGGTTTCTCGAACACAGCGCCGGCCTCGAAAGTCACGCCGCGGACCGGGTCGGCGCTGATCTGGCTGATCGGCCGCACCGCGACCAATCGTCCGTCACCGCCACCCGCGCCGGCACTGGCACTGGCGGATGCACCGCCGGCACCACCCGTGCCGCCAGTGGACTGACCCGTAGCCGAGCTGTCGCCGGTGATCCCCGCCGAGCCACCTGCGCCGCCGGCAGCGTTTGCGCCACCGGTGTCGACCAGGCCACCCGCATCTGCGGCACCGGTTGCACCAGCGGTCCCGGCGGTGCTGCCCGTGCCCGTTGTGCCCGTGGTGGCATTGGTGCGGCCTGCACCACCAGTGCCGCCAGCCCCACCCGATGCGCCATCGGCAGCCGAACCGCCCCCCGCACCGTTCGCACCGGCGGAGCCGAATCCGGCATTGCCGCCTGAAGTACCCCCACCGAAGCCACCACCAAGGCCCCCCGAGGAACCGAATCCGCCCGAAAGACCTGCGCCCTCCGGCGAGCCGGCCGAGCCTGCCGAGCCCGACGACGACACGGGGACGGTCAGCCCGCCGCCAATCACGGTCAGACTGCCCGGCTGGACCACCGCGGCACCGGTCGAGACCGGTGTGGGTGCGACCACGGGCGCAGTCACCACCCGCGTCTGCGTGGCCAGGTTCTCGGCCTTCACGCTCGGCGAAGGCTTGACGGTCAGACGGCCGTCGACAAAACCCAGCTCGTAGTTGTCGGCCGTGCCCTGGCCGGCCACGATGGCGTAGTCGCCCGGAGGCAGGCCGTTGCCGGTGGGCGCGGTCAGCGTCACGTCACGCACCACGCCGGCATCGTCGGCGTACTTGAGCTGGCTGGCGTCGACGCTGTAGCTCAGCGCCGGGTCGCTCTCGCCCGCGGTCTTGCTCTTGTCGTCGGCCGTCACGGTCAAGGCGGCCTTGTCGACGCTCAGCGTGCCGTCGACCGACACGATGGCGTAGTTGGCCGCCGTCGCACCCGAGAGGGTGATCACGTGGCTGCCCGCGGTCGCCTGCGCACCCGTCGCGGTGCTCAGGCCGACACCCGTCACCACGGCGGCGGTGTCGCTGTACTTGAGCTGCGAGGCGTCGACGGAGTGGCTCAGCAGCGGATCCGCGTCGCCGTAGGTCTTGTGCCGGTTGTCGGCCGTGACGGTCAGTGCCGCCCGGTCCACCGCCAGTTCGCCGTCGAGCACGGTGATGACATAGTTGTCCGCCACGCCCTCGCCGACGATGCGGTGCGTGCCCGCCGTGGCCGCTGCGCCCGTGGCGGTGCCCAGCGTCACGCCGTCGGCCACGGCGACCGTGTCGGTGTACTTCAGCTGCGCCGTGTCGAGGCTGTGGGTCAGCGTCGGATCGGCGTCGCCGTAGGTCTTGCGCTGGTTGTCGGCCTGCACGGTCAGCGCCGCCTTGCCGACCACCATCTGACCGGCCGTGAACTGGCCCACGCGATAGTTGTCACCGACGGCGAGCGTGCCGATGTCGATGGCATGCAGCCCGGCCGTCGCTGCCGCCCCCACCGCGGTGGAGAGCGCGCCGGCAAAGACATCGGCGGCGCTGTCGCCTTCGGCCAGCCCCAGGCCACCGATGCCGAACGTCAGCACCGGGTCGGCATCGCCGTAGGTCTTGGCCTTGTCGTCGGCACGCAACTCGAGGGTGCGCGCCGTGATGTCGGCGGTGGTGCCGGCCTGGCCGGTGATGCTGTAGTTGCCGAGGTCGGCGCCGGCGTAGCTGCTGGCCAGCGTCACGGTCTTGCCCGCGCCGACGTTCTTGTCGGCAAACGTGCCCGTGGCGCGCAGGGTCAGGTCGTCGCCCGTCACCAGCCCGTTCAGGCTCGCGGCGCTCGTGTCGACCCTCGCGGCGGTGTTGCCGTCGTAGACCTTGCCGGTCGCCGTCACGCCCGTGACCGTCAAGGCCTTGGCGGTGATGTCGGCCGTCGTGCTCGTCTGGCCCGTGATGGTGTAGTTGCCAAGGTCGACGCCGCCGTAGCTGCTGGTCAGCGTCACGGTCTTGCCCGTGCCGACATTCTTGTCGGCAAAGACACCCGTGGCGCTGAGCGTCAGGTCATCGCCGGACACGAGGCCGGCGAGGCTCGCGGCACTCGTGTCGACCACCGCGGCGGTGTTGCCGTCGTAGGTCTTGCCGGCGGCCGTCACGCCACTGACCGTCAGGGCCTTGGCCGTGATGTCGGCATGGGTCGTGGTCCGGCCGGTGATGCTGTAGTTGCCCGCATCGGCGCCGTCCAGGCTCAGGCTGTCGATCGTCACCACCTTGCCCGTGCCGACGTTCTTGTCGGCAAACGCTGCCGTGGCCAGGCTCGTGTCCAGGCCGACGGCATCGGCGCCGATCACGCCGACCAGGCTGCCGGCGCTGCCGACGGTGGCCAGGGTGTTGCCGTCGTAGACCTTGCCGCCGGCCGTCGCGCCGGTCACCGTCAAGGCCTTGGCGGTGATATCGGCGCGGGTCGTGGTCTGGCCCGTGATGCTGTAGTTGCCCGCATCGGCGCCGTCCAGGCTCAGGCTGTCGATCGTCACCGCCTTGCCCGTGCCGACGTTCTTGTCGGCAAACGCTGCCGTGGCCAGGCTCGTGTCGAGGCCGACGGCATCGCCGCCGATCACGCCGACCAGGCTGCCGGCGCTGCCGACACTCGCCACGGCCGTGCCGTCGTAGACCTTGCCACCGGCCGTCGCGCCGGTCACCGTCAA
This portion of the Leptothrix cholodnii SP-6 genome encodes:
- the gspD gene encoding type II secretion system secretin GspD yields the protein MTQRSRPEATRRTKLHALQRCTASVLACALLASALPVVQAQQPAASQGSRKGKETVTINFVNAEVEAVSRAMATIVNRQIIVDPRVKGTMTLYSEQPLTQREAFLNYLAALRGLGFAVVDVAGLLKVVPEAEAKLQTGTVSVGSVLRKGDQIVTQVFKVQHENVNNLVTVLRPLITPNNTINANPGNNSLVITDYADNLQRLAKIIGALDVPSSTGVEVIALQHGVASDLAPLVQRFADTSGVTAAGAVPSAGAVSVVADPRTNSLLVRAPNAARLAAVMAVIDKLDRPSANGGPGGNIYVVYLKNADATKLAQVLRAAYGGAGGGSSGGSAATGSLASAGQANTAAGGTATGMSSVQATTPVAASASPSTGGFIQADPATNSLIISAPEPVYRQLRGVIDQLDARRAQVYVESMIVKMDATQAAEFGFQWQGLLGQSGDRYGLVAGTNFGTGGNNIVNLSVGAATGAALPGAGLNVGLLKAINGVYTLGALARFLESNTGANVLSTPNLIALDNEEAKIVIGQNVPFVTGSFTNTGTSNGSANPFQTIERKDVGLTLRVKPQIGEGGTVRMVIYQENSSVVANTTTNSAGPTTDKSAIETTVVVDDGSIMVLGGLLKDDYGSGEDRVPGLASIPLIGGLFRSENRKRTKSNLLVFLRPVVMRSQQDANALTLDRYDAIRAQQMNEQPKPSTVLGINESPVLPERKPVAAPPAAVPSSRAAPAQQAAPAAVRAPTATEGPLAPVEWGTPASGR
- the gspE gene encoding type II secretion system ATPase GspE, yielding MRHPLPYAWAKTQQILLEDDNDRLVLWAAAGVNRSALAEVQRVYAVDALEIEEPARLAQRLAAAYAGGESSAAAVVGEVESAVDLSRIMQDLPAVEDLLEASNDAPIIRMLNALLTQAAKDGASDIHIEPYERSSAVRFRVDGTLREVVQPNRALHAALISRLKIMAELDIAEKRLPQDGRISLRIGGRAIDVRVSTLPGVHGERAVLRLLDKGEAKFSLEGLGMAGDTLARFQKLLAQPHGIVLVTGPTGSGKTTTLYAGLGEVDTSTTNILTVEDPVEYELPGIGQTQVNAKIDLTFAKALRAILRQDPDVIMIGEIRDHETAQIAVQASLTGHLVLATLHTNDAPSAVTRLTDMGIEPFLLSSSLIGVLAQRLVRKLCNDCKRQDERGRWHPVGCTACGMTGYRGRTGIYELMVADDKLRALIHNRAAESQIFVAAEQGGMKTMREDGTRLVADGITSSEELLRVTRE
- the gspF gene encoding type II secretion system inner membrane protein GspF, with translation MPAYKFEALDADGKTQTGLLDGDNAKAVRSMLRARALVPLDVQAVASEHTSTSGTRLLSRRVFTSTTLAIWTRQLAGLVGAGLPLERALTALGDEAEDPKQGELLAHLRAEVNAGSPFARALASAPREFDDVYRAVVAAGEQSGQLGRVLDKLADDLEERQALKGKLIGATLYPAIVSLVAIVIVVFLVTYVVPQVAQVFAGGKRALPFLTMAMLAISDFLRTWGWLLLLALAGAVAMLSLARRNPATRERLDAAFLTLPLIGKLARGYNAARFAGTLAMLAGSGVPILKALQAAAETLSNRAMRADALDALAQVREGAPLASALAAKKRFPGLLQMFARLGEQTGELPLMLQRAATQLSAEVQRRAMQTATILEPLLIVVMGAAVMLIVLAVLMPIIQLNTWVK